A region of Candidatus Leptovillus gracilis DNA encodes the following proteins:
- a CDS encoding transglycosylase SLT domain-containing protein translates to MTRISMVGRFLLLAWGALLWTAVVLPGQSAAAQETSPQSAISTIWGPGIQQWAFHIGVLSQAHGLDPDFIAAVINEESDGNHQVISQKGAVGLMGVMPTGPGMEWRPSSDDLSNPAINLRWGVAILADVVRQAGGDLYAALAAYSGGWANVNNGVPRSYAVSVLDSYGRAVAARSGIAPAIASQWTVAIKIPYGNVPNAPLLVLGDQPISGLYTFGEHMVFDYVDSAGRAYYVVGYAVPVALVSPVENNTAVYGDSENVDAHLRVRLGDNDAVKTPSSNPQVLLACLPSLDRLRGHASTRWFAPTDCPDGNR, encoded by the coding sequence ATGACCCGGATCAGCATGGTCGGCCGTTTTCTGCTGCTGGCATGGGGGGCGCTGTTGTGGACGGCCGTCGTCCTTCCCGGCCAGTCGGCTGCCGCCCAAGAAACAAGCCCACAATCGGCCATCTCCACCATCTGGGGGCCGGGCATTCAACAGTGGGCGTTCCACATCGGCGTCTTGTCTCAGGCGCATGGTCTGGACCCCGATTTTATCGCCGCCGTCATCAATGAAGAATCAGACGGCAACCATCAGGTGATCAGCCAGAAAGGGGCGGTGGGGCTGATGGGCGTGATGCCCACCGGGCCGGGCATGGAATGGCGACCTTCCTCTGACGACCTGTCGAACCCGGCCATTAACCTGCGCTGGGGCGTGGCGATTTTGGCGGATGTGGTGCGCCAGGCCGGCGGCGATTTGTACGCGGCGCTGGCCGCCTACAGCGGCGGTTGGGCCAATGTGAACAATGGCGTGCCGCGCAGTTATGCGGTAAGCGTGTTGGATAGTTACGGCCGTGCGGTGGCCGCCCGCAGCGGCATCGCACCGGCCATCGCCAGCCAATGGACGGTTGCCATTAAAATCCCTTATGGCAATGTGCCCAACGCACCGCTGCTGGTGTTGGGCGATCAGCCAATTTCTGGCCTGTATACCTTTGGCGAACATATGGTGTTCGATTACGTAGACAGCGCTGGACGCGCTTACTATGTGGTGGGGTATGCCGTGCCGGTGGCTCTGGTATCGCCGGTTGAAAATAATACGGCCGTGTATGGCGACAGTGAAAACGTGGATGCCCATCTGCGCGTCCGCCTGGGCGACAATGACGCCGTTAAGACCCCATCCAGCAACCCACAAGTGCTGCTGGCCTGCCTGCCCAGCCTAGACCGCCTGCGCGGCCACGCCAGCACCCGCTGGTTTGCCCCCACAGACTGCCCGGACGGAAATAGGTAG